In a single window of the Flavobacteriales bacterium genome:
- a CDS encoding DUF4835 family protein: MRILLIFVFLSLTFSQSYAQELRPKVSITTEKLGSGVNPELFKNLKEQITEFLSFTKFTEKVYAPEERITCSFDFTVEKALGNDGFEVTLYVSASRPVYQTAYQATVFRALDKQVEITVNAATNLEFTNSFYRDNLSSILCFYANMIIGFDENSFELKGGDKHFEIALDIANSAQSSLPNASNWSATDNTTNRYTLVNQIVNNNKYDKIHQFYYTLHREVLDVLTTNQEEALDVFYASIKEIEDLKYFSNDYLPKTIFEIKAEEIRNLALALEDNERLEVKKNMQALNPANNGRFWNSLGKKAPMNKPSDIEPIDNSKSIIMPASGIQNLNGTPVMDANSLQRNSQGTTAKRIN; the protein is encoded by the coding sequence ATGAGGATTCTTCTCATATTTGTTTTTCTATCCCTTACTTTTAGTCAATCTTATGCACAAGAGCTAAGACCAAAAGTCTCTATCACTACAGAAAAATTGGGATCTGGAGTGAATCCTGAATTATTCAAAAATTTAAAAGAACAAATAACGGAGTTCTTGAGCTTTACAAAATTTACAGAAAAAGTATATGCTCCCGAAGAAAGAATTACTTGCTCTTTTGATTTCACCGTAGAAAAAGCACTTGGCAATGATGGTTTTGAGGTCACATTATATGTTTCGGCATCCAGACCTGTTTATCAAACAGCTTATCAAGCTACGGTTTTTAGAGCACTGGATAAACAAGTTGAAATAACAGTTAATGCAGCCACAAACTTAGAATTTACCAACTCATTTTATAGAGATAATCTAAGCTCAATTCTGTGTTTTTATGCCAATATGATTATTGGTTTTGATGAAAATTCATTTGAACTAAAAGGAGGAGATAAGCACTTTGAGATTGCCTTAGATATTGCTAACTCAGCACAATCAAGTCTTCCAAATGCCTCAAACTGGAGTGCTACAGATAACACAACGAATCGTTATACACTAGTTAATCAAATAGTGAATAATAACAAATACGACAAAATACATCAGTTTTACTATACACTCCATAGAGAAGTCTTGGATGTGCTTACTACGAATCAAGAAGAAGCATTAGATGTGTTTTATGCAAGTATTAAAGAAATCGAGGATCTAAAATATTTTTCAAACGATTATTTGCCAAAAACCATTTTTGAAATAAAAGCAGAAGAAATTAGAAACTTGGCATTGGCCTTAGAAGACAATGAACGCTTGGAGGTTAAAAAAAATATGCAAGCTCTTAATCCTGCAAATAACGGAAGATTTTGGAATTCATTGGGTAAAAAAGCACCCATGAATAAGCCATCAGATATTGAACCTATTGACAACAGTAAAAGTATTATCATGCCCGCTTCTGGAATACAAAATCTAAACGGAACTCCAGTTATGGATGCCAACTCTTTGCAAAGAAATTCACAAGGAACAACGGCAAAAAGAATTAACTAA
- a CDS encoding DNA-directed RNA polymerase subunit omega, with product MDFKKSKAPRTTQTKDFRTIEQGSGNIYESIMAVAARANHISQEMREELLKKIEEFKTHNENLEEVFENNEQIEVSKFYESLPKPVLIALDEMVNGELEVEKQEAQEEK from the coding sequence ATGGATTTTAAGAAAAGTAAAGCCCCACGTACGACACAAACAAAAGATTTTCGTACCATCGAGCAAGGATCAGGAAATATCTACGAAAGTATTATGGCTGTTGCTGCAAGAGCCAATCATATCTCACAAGAAATGAGAGAAGAGCTTTTGAAGAAAATTGAAGAATTCAAAACTCACAACGAAAACCTAGAAGAAGTTTTTGAAAATAACGAACAAATTGAAGTTTCTAAGTTTTATGAAAGCCTTCCTAAACCTGTATTAATCGCACTTGACGAGATGGTAAACGGAGAGCTGGAAGTAGAAAAACAAGAGGCTCAAGAAGAAAAATAA
- the bamD gene encoding outer membrane protein assembly factor BamD: protein MKKTILFTFLVLGSLSISSCGNFSKVLTSTDATYKEAMANKYFQKGDCDKSTQLYDDLLNLYKGTAKSEKLFLKLAESYYCEEKYLLAAHHFEVFSRTFSRSERREQAVYMIGRCYEEESPDVDLDQEFTQKAIKNYQAFISEFPETKKLEEVKFRIKDLKSKLVEKDAQIALLYLKTENFKPSIRAISLFLQKHPDSPFEEKMKFSLVEAYYLLADRSVEEKKEIRYKNVTIAYQDFKHAFPESEKLDKANNMHSSALAWLEENKQK, encoded by the coding sequence ATGAAAAAAACAATATTATTCACCTTTTTGGTGCTGGGTAGCTTGAGTATTTCCAGTTGTGGAAATTTCTCAAAAGTACTTACCAGTACAGATGCCACATACAAAGAGGCAATGGCAAATAAATACTTTCAAAAAGGTGATTGTGATAAATCCACTCAATTATATGATGATTTATTAAACCTTTACAAGGGAACAGCAAAATCTGAGAAGCTATTCTTAAAACTAGCAGAATCCTATTATTGTGAAGAGAAATATCTTTTGGCAGCCCATCATTTTGAAGTGTTTTCTCGTACTTTTTCTAGATCAGAAAGGAGAGAACAAGCGGTTTATATGATTGGAAGATGCTATGAAGAAGAATCACCAGATGTGGATTTGGATCAAGAATTTACTCAAAAGGCAATTAAAAATTATCAAGCTTTTATTTCAGAATTCCCAGAAACGAAAAAACTAGAAGAAGTTAAATTTAGAATTAAGGATCTGAAAAGCAAATTGGTAGAAAAAGACGCACAGATTGCACTGCTTTATTTAAAAACAGAAAATTTTAAACCCTCAATTCGAGCAATTAGCTTATTTTTGCAAAAGCATCCTGATTCTCCATTTGAAGAAAAAATGAAATTCAGCTTAGTAGAAGCCTATTATTTGTTGGCGGATAGAAGTGTTGAAGAGAAAAAGGAAATTAGATACAAAAACGTAACCATCGCTTACCAAGATTTTAAGCATGCTTTCCCAGAGAGTGAAAAACTGGACAAAGCAAATAACATGCATTCAAGTGCATTAGCATGGTTAGAAGAAAATAAACAAAAATAA
- the coaBC gene encoding bifunctional phosphopantothenoylcysteine decarboxylase/phosphopantothenate--cysteine ligase CoaBC, producing MLEGKKILLGITGGIAAYKIPLLVRLYKKAGAEVKIIQTPASLDFVSPLVLSTLSGNPVVSHTISEDKTQWNNHVELALWADLMIIAPATANTLAKMAQGICDNLLLATYLSAKCPIIFVPAMDLDMYQHPSFLRNRKTLLEYGNIEIPAEEGFLASGLVGKGRMAEPETIYWKTVAHFSTGNLSGKKVLINAGPTYEAIDPVRFIGNRSTGKMGIALATEAALRGAEVTLVLGPSSQEIAHPNILVKRVESAQEMYEECVATFENVDLAILSAAVADFKVKNASDQKIKKKKGTLPSLEFELNPDILAHLGTLKKDHQTLVGFALETQNAIEYGKQKLVKKNLDFIVVNTLEDAGAGFGHDTNKVILIDKRNKINKFELKSKWAVAKDIFESINF from the coding sequence TTGTTAGAAGGAAAAAAAATATTACTAGGAATTACAGGAGGTATTGCTGCCTACAAAATTCCATTATTGGTAAGATTATACAAAAAAGCTGGTGCTGAGGTGAAAATCATCCAAACACCAGCTTCTTTGGATTTTGTCTCACCCTTAGTTTTGTCAACGCTTTCTGGAAACCCAGTTGTCAGCCATACCATTAGTGAAGACAAAACCCAGTGGAATAATCATGTGGAACTCGCCTTGTGGGCAGACCTAATGATCATTGCACCAGCCACAGCAAATACCCTTGCGAAAATGGCTCAAGGAATTTGCGATAATCTATTATTGGCTACCTACCTATCTGCAAAATGTCCCATTATCTTTGTACCTGCCATGGACTTGGATATGTATCAGCATCCGAGTTTTTTAAGAAATAGAAAGACCTTACTAGAGTACGGAAATATTGAAATACCTGCCGAGGAAGGCTTTTTGGCTTCTGGATTAGTAGGAAAAGGAAGAATGGCAGAACCCGAAACAATCTATTGGAAAACGGTCGCTCATTTTTCTACAGGAAATCTATCAGGTAAAAAAGTTTTGATCAATGCAGGTCCTACCTATGAAGCGATCGACCCTGTAAGATTTATCGGAAATAGATCCACAGGAAAAATGGGGATTGCTTTGGCAACAGAAGCCGCTCTAAGAGGAGCGGAAGTAACACTTGTTTTAGGACCAAGTTCTCAAGAAATAGCCCACCCGAACATCTTAGTGAAAAGGGTAGAGTCTGCACAAGAAATGTATGAAGAATGCGTGGCAACCTTTGAAAATGTTGATTTAGCAATTTTGAGTGCTGCCGTGGCTGACTTTAAGGTAAAAAACGCAAGTGATCAAAAGATTAAAAAGAAAAAAGGAACACTTCCAAGTTTAGAATTTGAGCTCAACCCCGATATTTTGGCACATTTAGGAACCTTAAAAAAAGACCATCAAACTCTTGTAGGTTTTGCTTTAGAAACCCAAAACGCAATTGAATACGGGAAACAAAAACTGGTAAAAAAGAATCTCGATTTTATTGTAGTAAATACTTTGGAGGATGCTGGAGCAGGTTTCGGGCATGACACCAATAAAGTAATATTGATAGATAAACGAAATAAAATCAATAAATTTGAGTTAAAATCTAAATGGGCTGTTGCCAAAGATATTTTTGAGAGTATTAATTTCTAA